A region from the Salvia splendens isolate huo1 chromosome 15, SspV2, whole genome shotgun sequence genome encodes:
- the LOC121766991 gene encoding ferruginol synthase 1-like has protein sequence MDCVLIGVVMGVMLLGLRWFVYLQGPRKRLPPGPRPLPIIGNIHQLGKNQTETLRQLAKTYGPLMSIRIASVYTVVASTPEMAMELLQRHGQVFSGRTVPHAMDVGGFSKFCIFFGPAGKEWRDKRKMCKEILFSERCLEESEALRQEMLQKLVDHVEGHCDRGDVVNIHDAVFMANLNLLLTTIFSITSPDTAMELMKIMEDFFSLFAPNITDYFPILKVLDPQGMKRKAELSLGKLLAKFRDFLNHRLDHRRNYPNYN, from the coding sequence ATGGATTGCGTTTTGATTGGTGTTGTGATGGGTGTAATGTTGTTGGGTTTAAGGTGGTTTGTATACCTCCAGGGGCCACGGAAACGGCTCCCTCCGGGACCCAGACCCCTCCCGATCATCGGAAACATTCACCAACTAGGTAAAAATCAGACCGAAACACTGAGACAGCTGGCGAAAACGTACGGCCCTCTGATGTCGATCCGCATAGCCAGCGTGTACACGGTGGTGGCGTCCACACCGGAGATGGCCATGGAGCTCCTCCAACGCCACGGCCAGGTCTTCTCCGGTCGGACCGTCCCCCATGCGATGGATGTAGGCGGCTTCAGCAAGTTTTGTATTTTCTTCGGTCCGGCCGGGAAGGAGTGGCGCGACAAGCGCAAGATGTGCAAGGAGATTCTGTTCTCGGAACGGTGCCTCGAAGAAAGCGAGGCCCTCCGCCAGGAGATGCTGCAGAAGCTAGTGGATCACGTCGAGGGCCACTGCGACCGAGGGGATGTGGTCAACATCCACGATGCGGTATTCATGGCCAACCTCAACCTCTTGCTCACCACCATCTTCTCCATCACCTCCCCGGATACCGCCATGGAGTTGATGAAGATCATGGAAGATTTTTTCTCCTTATTTGCTCCCAATATCACCGACTACTTCCCCATTCTCAAAGTCTTGGATCCGCAGGGGATGAAGCGCAAGGCTGAGTTAAGCTTGGGTAAACTCTTGGCCAAATTTCGTGATTTTCTTAACCACAGGTTGGACCACAGAAGGAACTACCCCAACTATAATTAG